From Bombina bombina isolate aBomBom1 chromosome 1, aBomBom1.pri, whole genome shotgun sequence:
aaagtgagcggtacagccttttttttcaaggctcgtaataccagcgggcgttaaaaagcagcgttatgacccataacgctgctttttcacattaccgcaaaactcgtaatctaggcctatgtcttttaTCATGTAAAAGAATTTCAGATGTTAGAGCTATAGATTATGATACAAAAATGTTTTCTCCTCATGGTGTCATTTTTTCCTTGTCTAGACGTACTAAAACTTTATCCTCTtctatattttatctttatttctatGAACAGCCTAAACTTTGTGTTGTATCTTGTCttaaaatctatcgcctagatttagagttctgcgttagccgtcaaaaccagcgttaggggctcctaacgctggttttgggctactgctggtatttagagtcgtgtaggtaaaggtctaacgctcactttgcagccgcaacttttccataccgcagatccccctacgccatttgcgtatcctatctattcaatgggatctttctaacgccggtatttagagtcttgtctgaagtgagcgttagaaatctaatgacaaatctccagccgcagagaaaagccaggagttaagagctttctgggctaacgccggttcataaagctcttaactactgtgctctaaagtacactaacacccataaactacctatgtaaccctaaaccgaggtccccccacatcaccgccactctaataattttttttaacccctaatctgccgaccgcacaccgccgcaacctacattatccctatgtacccctaatctgctgcccctaacaccgccgacccctatattatatttattaacccctaatctgctgcccccaatgtcgccgccacctacctacaattattaacccctaatctgccgaccggacctcaccgctactataataaagttattaacccctaatccgcctcactccagcctcaaaaaccctataataaatagtattaacccctaatctgccctccctaacatcaccgacacctaacttcaagtattaacccctaatctgctgaccggacctcgccgctactctaataaatgtattaacccctaaagctaagtctaacccttaccctaacaccccctaaattaaatatattttttatctaacgaaataaattatttcttattaaataaattattcctatttaaagctaaatacttacctgtaaaataaaccctaatatagctacaatataaataataattatattgtagctattttaggattaatatttattttacaggcaactttgtatttattttaaccaggtacaatagctattaaatagttaataactatttaatagctacctagttaaaataattacaaaattacctgtaaaataaatcctaacctaagttacaattaaacctaacactacactatcaataaattacttaaataaaatacctacaattatctacaattaaacctaacactacactatcaataaattaattacatacaaatacctacaaataaatacaattaaataaactaactaaagtacaaaaaataaaaaaagaactaagttaaaaaaataaaaaaattatttacaaacattataaaaatattacaacaattttaagctaattacacctactctaagccccctaataaaataacaaatccccccaaaataaaaaaatgccctaccctattctaaaataaaaattgaaaagctcttttaccttaccagcccttaaaagggccttttgcagggctcttttgcctgtaaaagaaaacatacaatacccccccccaacattacaacccaccatccacatacccctaatctaacccaaacccccttaaataaacctaacactaagcccctgaagatctccctaccttgtcttcaccacgccgggtatcactgatccgtccagaagagggtccgaagtcttcatccaagcccaagcgggggctgttccgatcagccaatagaatgcgagctcaatctgattggctgattggatcagccaatcggattgaactcgaatctgattggctgatttcatcagccaatcagaattttcctaccttaattccgattggctgatagaatcctatcagccaatcggaatttgagggacgccatcttggatgacgtcccttaaaggaaccgtcattcgtcgggaagtcgtcggccaggatggatgttccgcgtcggcgggatgaagatggagccagaagaaagaagattgaagatgccgcttgatagaagacttcagccggatgatggacctcttcagcccctgcttggatcaagacttcagccggatgatggacctcttcagtccccgcttggatcaagaattcagccggatgatggacctcttcagcccccgcttgggcttggatgaagacttcggacccggcgtggtgaagacaaggtagggagatcttcaggggccttatttaagggggtttgggttagattaggggtatgtgggtggtgggttgtaatgttgggaggggcattgtatgtttttttttacaggcaaaagagcagaattctttggggcatgcaagggtagggcatttttttattttggggggctttggggggctttgttattttattagggggcttagagtaggtgtaattagcttaaaattgttgtaatatttttataatgtttgtaaattatttttttattttttgtaacttagttagtttatttaattgtatttatttgtaggtatttgtatgtaattaatttattgatagtgtagtgttaggtttaattgtagataattgtaggtattttatttaattcatttattgatagtgtagtgttaggtttaattgtaacttaggttaggatttattttacaggtaattttgtaattattttaactaggtagctattaaatagttattaactatttaatagctattgtacctggttaaaataaatacaaagttgcctgtaaaataaatattaatcctaaaatagctacaatataattattatttatattgtagctatattagggtttattttacaggtaagtatttagctttaaataggaataatttatttaatatgaaataatttattttgttagataaaaattatatttaacttaggggggtgttagggttagacttagctttaggggttaatacatttattatagtagcagtgaggtccggtcagcagattaggggttaatacttgaagttaggtgtcgttgatgttagggagggcaaattaggggttaatactatttattatagggtttttgaggtgggagtgaggcggattaggggttaataactttattatagtagctgtgaggtccggtcggcagattaggggttaataagtgtaggtaggtggcggcgacgttggggtcagcagattaggggttaataaatataatataggggtcggcggtgttaggggcagcagattaggggtacatagggataacgtaggttgcggcggtgtacggagcggcagatttgaggttaataataatatgcaggggtcagggatagcggggtcggcagattaggggttaataagtataaggctaggggtgtttagactcggggtacatgttagggtgttaggtgcagacttaggaagtgtttccccataagaaacaatggggctgcgttaggagctgaacgctggttttttgcaggtgttaggttttttttcatctcaaacggccccattgtttcctatgggggaatcgtgcacgagcacgtttttgaagctggccgcttccgtaagcaccgctggtatttagagttgcagtggcggtaagttatgctatacgctccctttttggagcctaacgcagcccttctgtgaactctaaataccagcggtatttaaaaggtgcgggggaaaaaaaagcacgcgtagctaacgcacccctttggccgcagaactctaaatctaggcgtatgaatctagaactatttattttcaaaattcttcttctaatcaacttttgatttatttttctctTCCTCATTTACCTGTTACTTCTACTACAATTAGTAGGTGGGTTAAATCGATTATGATGCAAGCTGGTGTGGATACATTTTTTACTTCCCAATCAATTAGAGGAGCCTCTGCTTCTAAAGCCTTTTCAAAATCTTCTTCTTTACAAGATATTTTGAATGCAGCAGATTAGTCCTCTGACTCTGTTTTTCGTcacttttattttaaacctattttgtGTATTCCACACCATCTGGTATCTTGAATAtttgtttgctttaaactagcaaaatatgaagtctctgtccttgtaataaaattccgattatcctaacatTATTactgaataatctagattttattaaagatacagagacgaatattttcccacctctttcaTTGTTCATTGTTCCctccctatattttatattttattatatttaatcattttttatatatatattcagctccACCTTCTTAAACTCCAGGAGTTTAAAAGAGAAGATTCTCTAGATTTCTCTTCGGATTTTCTAAATGTATCTACTTCCAAGTTTTCTTCGAGATCAAGCTTGACTAATGTGTTCATTCCATGAGGGATTTGTTTGGCTTTGTTATCGTTGTACTTCTCCAGCATGTGTTGCATTTTTTAAGAGTTTTGTTTCTTCCTTCTTCCAATAATTTTCTTCTTCATCGCATCAAAcagaaaagaggatgtttaactgtctacctggactatttatacctattaaccgtcttactggacattcaaatactgaCCTATGTTATCCTAATCTCATTGGATGTTATGTTTATGTTGTTTTCTTTTAATGTATGGtagtttatatgttatactttaaaaagctgttgagcagtaaagaaagttataagcaaaatattcgtctctgtctgtttaataaaatctagataatTCCGgcataatattaggataatcggaatttttggttttggtttctattcatatctttaaaaaatacaaatatttaattacCGGTAACAATAAATCTGTTTGGTTTATATAAAACGAAAAAGCATGCATCTTTTGatttattaatagtttaaaaaaacaaaggaaaagtggATTTTGGGATAGTACAATTACAGGACATTTAGCATTTGGATGCATTTGGCATAGACAGTTTAAAACAGTTTTTCTTTGAAGAATGATTGTTAAAATAAGGTCTCACTATAGAAGTGCTTATCGATTTAAGAAGATTACAATACAAATACCCATATAACATTCAATAGACTGCTTTGTCGAAattctatttcacacacacacacacatatatatatatataaaaatacaaatataagactccgcacttaatatgaataaataatgaatgcaaaaatgtgcaaaataaggaaatatttttaatgtacattaaaaaaatgtccttattttgcacatttttgcattcattatttattcatattaagtgcggagtcttatatttgtatttatactatttcttggtgtaattggtagtagtctcgagcactttttacttttcatTGATACTTAAGTACATATATCTGATTGTTAGTGCTTATCCtcttatttgagatatatatatatatatatatatgtatatatatatatttatatatatatatatatatatatatatatatatatatatatatatatatatatatatatatatatatatatatgttaagttaATGCATTTACACTttaattggagtagccatgttagtacaTATACATAGATCTTAAAATTAGAAGATTATTGcaattagatattttttattttattggaccaaaatagaaatttattaaaaGACTTTATACTTATTAGTCCAATAAAACTAAAATTCCATGAATGCAATAATATTGTTATTGTGAtatctatataaagctatatatatatatatatatacaatctatatACATATGTAGATAGACAGTGAAAGAGATATATATTACTGATGTAACAtattatcacattgtatacataacaatgtaaaaatatatatatgtgcaaaatttACATATAGGCATGATAAATATGGGGAAGTTAAATTGCGATCAGTGGGATTTATCATAATACACCTCAGCTCGCCAGTTTCAAAAAGCGCAGAATTGCGAGCTGTTTAGTGATAAATATAAGCGCATATGTGCGCCCTGGCAGAGCCGCAGTTACAGGCGTAAGTAATAGACACTACGActtgcctttgataaatctagccctaagcgtGCTACTACTTGTAGTAACTTCCTGACTTGCTGCTGTAGATGGTTCAGGAGTGAAACAGGAACTGGCTACATCTGCAGCTTTATCCTTCTGCTCACTGATCTTCATTCCCTCCTCTGCATTCCCTCCTTTTAACAAGCTCCGTTCTGTCTGCAGCTGCCTGCCCTTCCCTCATACCACAAGAGAGACATGTAACTGCCGATAAGAGGAGGCAATAAAATCAGCTCTGCATAACTTTAGCAGCAATAGAGAAGGGGCTGTAAGTATCACTGCAGTGTCCCACTAACTTGCTGCTGCAGATTTCCCAGTCGGAGAGATATTTATGGCACCCCAGAATACACTGCACTGGAGAGCTCACTCTGCTTGGAGGGAGGGGAGGGCAGCACAGGGGAGGACAGGATGGGGGCTCTATAGAGACAAAGGCTGCTGCGTTATTACTTTGAAGGGATCATGCTGTGCACAGTGCTGCCTGCTTCAAGCCtttgagacagagaaagagagcagGACAGTAGCGGTCTGTCCAGTATGACTGTGAGAGACTCACTGAAGTGCTGCTCCCTGTCAAATGCCGCCTGGGTCTATTGGACTCAATTGGTCCCATGGTTAAGCCGATCCGAGTACAGTACTCAAGCATAAATTAGATGCAATACATTAATATGCAAATGGaatatacattatacaaataattaaaatgaaataataaatattctaaactattttataaaaaatttgcaTCAATTTGTGAGTAATAAATGCACCTATTAAATCACTGTCACAGTTCTCCGTTATGCAGGTAATAATCTTAGGCCCTAGCCACTGGACAAGCTTCTGTTCATAATCCTTTAAGTCCGTAACATATCCTGGTCCACCTCCGGCATCACGGGCTGAATTTTTTTctttggccaatttagctttggcaaaATGTTTAATGTCATTGTACCTTTTCTTTATCTGTTCAACATCTTTTTtgcctggaccctgggcactaactccATCACTTATTCATTTCTAGATCATCTTTCGTCTTGCAAAATTGGTCTGTCTTACACGACATCTGAATAAATAGTCATATGATTTGATAATTATATCTATTAAAACCACATTTTGCTGATAGGAAATGTGTTGGTTCTTTTATTTCAAAATCTGGGACTCAGATCTAGAAGAAGCCATAATGAACATTGAATTTGATTGTTAAAAAATTACCTAGGTAATAAGAGAGCAAGGGGTGAaatttttcagtttctgagatgTTTTTTAGTACATAGTAGCAGCAGACATCATTTGTCTCTCTGCGAGTAAAAGCGAGTTTATCCAAGTCTCCAATGTCAATGAAATTGAcgttttagtacatggagcccttagtctatTTTTTATACTTGCAAACAGTTGTCTCTAATCCTAATTATAGGGTGAACAACTGGGTATTAGAAATTAACTCATGCCTGTTTTACTTCACGTAGCTATGGTTTAAGCATTATTAAAACAGTATGAGTGTGAATCATATGTCTGTTATCTTTCTTACTGTACTAGCTCCGGGAGCTTGAGGCTGTAATCACCTGGAACCAGATAAGGAGTGTTATCCTAATGGTCGGAGGTACGATATTAGGCCGCAGTTTCAAGCCAGGACGGCAAGACACCGATGATATCAACATATGCAAGTGGTGTGTGGTTTTTACTGCGGTCAGTATTACCTGTTGTAAAGTGTTTGGCATATATGCTCAGGCTCATTAATATACATATACGTAATGTAAAAGTGTAAAAAAGTTGATTGGAAACATAACCACTCCTTGAAACTTTGTAACATTGTGCCACATAAAGAATTAAATGTAGCCTAGGTAGGTAGTCCAGATTGAAGCTCACAAAAAAGGCCTTATGCAAAGCACTAAAGTCTTTTAGCAGTAACAAAGTCACATAGACACTGGTGTTTGATTTGAGCAGTAAAAGGTGAAATTAACTCAGAATATCTagtctttttaaaattgcatgctctatctgaatattcatagaaaacatttgggttacatTTCCCTTTAAATGAGATTGTGATTAGATGTTTGTCTTGTATTTTATGCTATATTTGTTAGCTTAGAATTTTTATGTCTGCAATATAATGTGTACCTCTGGTAGTTTCCATCTTTGTCTTaagatagataacattgagctcaggcacgtgaagctcctaggagccagcactgattggctaaaaatgcatgtctgtcaaaagaactgaaaaaagggggcagtttgcagaggcttagatacaaggtaatcacagaggtaaaaagtatattattataactgtgtttgttatgcaaactggggaatggtaataaaggtattatctacatttttaaacatcaaaacctctggtgtttactgtccctttaaaaaatcttGACAGATTTTTTTAGACCAAAGTCATTATCGTAGCATGAAGGACCTAGCAGCTATTGCTGGTTGTGAGTAAAGTTGGAATTATCTGTTTTTAATTTGAATAAAATAAAGGAAAGCAATGAAACTCTACAatgatataattttattaaaatctgtaTAATCATTATTTAGATAACATAATCATTTTGTCCAGACATATCACATGTGAATATACATAATCAATCTCTCTAATGCAAAGATTAGTGTGCTAAAATAAATTCAGTTTTATTGTTCATTTCTCAATGGACATTGCAATGGCTGGAAATattaaaaattcatattttttatatatttattatctgtATAAAAACTTTTACTGGAACCTCATTGTAGGCACCTTGCATGCTTGTATGTAGAGCTCTTCGTATGTATCGGAAGTATCGAGTGACTTCTAAATTTTCAGGAAAAAGTACTTGGGCAATACTTGATTGGCCATGTCGTTGGCCATTTAACTGTAATTGTATGTTAAAATACCTAACACCCTCATGCGCAAAGGTTCCTTGCATATCAAGTCTTACAGTTTCGTAACTAAACATTGTACCAGGGTTGGTTGAAAAAGTAGTATCTGCGTTTACCATATTAATAACATGGCATGCGTCCGTAAACTGATCTCGAGAGAACCTTCCGAGTCTGCTTTCTCGAACTGCTACAAGAATTGTAACACGTCTATTTCCACTATCCACTATTCTACAAAGCTCTTCTTCTCCAGGCTGGCGTTTTATTCGTTTGGACAAATGAATAAGGTTTTCACAGTCACTGCTTATTTTCCCACAGTAATCCCAGTTATTCTTTTCATCTGTGTAACACCAGGTGTACTTAGACTCATAGAAATCACAAGGGTGGTCTAGACGACATGGTTCTCCTTTTATGGTCACATAATTAGATGGAGAGCAGTACTCATAGTCATTGTTTACATCATAACATTGAAAATACGTCTCttttttattaatatcacagttactCACACACTGTTTCCCATATCTTGTATTTCGTTTCTCAAACTCTTCTGTGATGTGTCCGCAGTATCTCCAGCCCCCTTGTGGTCTTTTGCACCACCTATAGCTGTATCCATAGGTTCTACAAGGTGAATCACATTTAGAGTAATAGTTATCATAACCTTCATGCGGAGAACAGTAGTCCCATTTATAATCCAAATAGCCTTCCTGCCAGCACCAGAAATAGTCAGTGTTTTCTTGGGAGCATGGTGACGTACAAATCCCGCCATTGGTAGTTAGATAAAGGTCTCTTGAGAAAACCAAAGGCGGCATCAGCAGAACAAAACTGATAACTTTGCCAAGGaacatgtctgaaaaatataatttataacaacaattaaatgtaTGTGTAACAATCAAGCCCCCTTGGTGAGGATGAAATGTATTTATAAAGTTGTAGCACAGTGtcaaatgagaatactattactAGGTAAACTCAAATAGATGTTTGTGCAATTAATCTAAGAATGATTGTTCCCTGCATAGAATACGTTCTACAGTATAATGTGCAATGATAGGAAC
This genomic window contains:
- the LOC128666354 gene encoding uncharacterized protein LOC128666354, with the protein product MPPLVFSRDLYLTTNGGICTSPCSQENTDYFWCWQEGYLDYKWDYCSPHEGYDNYYSKCDSPCRTYGYSYRWCKRPQGGWRYCGHITEEFEKRNTRYGKQCVSNCDINKKETYFQCYDVNNDYEYCSPSNYVTIKGEPCRLDHPCDFYESKYTWCYTDEKNNWDYCGKISSDCENLIHLSKRIKRQPGEEELCRIVDSGNRRVTILVAVRESRLGRFSRDQFTDACHVINMVNADTTFSTNPGTMFSYETVRLDMQGTFAHEGVRYFNIQLQLNGQRHGQSSIAQVLFPENLEVTRYFRYIRRALHTSMQGAYNEVPVKVFIQIINI